A window from Leifsonia shinshuensis encodes these proteins:
- the folE gene encoding GTP cyclohydrolase I, translated as MPGIDRPRIEAAVAEILAAIGEDPARPGLESTPSRVADAYAEFFAGIGRDAAADLGEPVPLEDGRTAETVLLRDIEFRSVCEHHLLPFLGVAHVAYLPGDTVVGLGRIPRVIETLSARPTLQERLTEQIADTIEEGAAARGVLVVLDAAHSCVTTRGPRQTGSTTVTVAARGAFADPIARAELMALIGRGVA; from the coding sequence ATGCCCGGCATCGACCGTCCGCGCATCGAAGCGGCCGTCGCCGAGATCCTCGCCGCCATCGGCGAGGATCCGGCGCGTCCGGGGCTCGAGAGCACTCCGTCCCGGGTCGCCGACGCCTACGCGGAGTTCTTCGCCGGCATCGGGCGTGACGCGGCCGCGGATCTCGGGGAGCCGGTCCCGCTCGAGGATGGGCGCACGGCCGAGACCGTGCTGCTGCGCGACATCGAATTCCGCTCGGTCTGCGAGCACCACCTGCTCCCATTCCTCGGCGTCGCCCATGTCGCGTACCTGCCGGGTGACACCGTGGTCGGGCTGGGGCGCATCCCGCGCGTCATCGAGACGCTCTCCGCGCGCCCGACGCTGCAGGAACGGCTGACGGAGCAGATCGCCGACACGATCGAGGAGGGCGCCGCCGCCCGCGGCGTGCTCGTTGTGCTCGACGCGGCCCACTCCTGCGTCACCACGCGCGGGCCGCGCCAGACGGGCAGCACGACGGTGACCGTCGCCGCACGCGGCGCGTTCGCCGACCCGATCGCGCGGGCCGAGCTCATGGCCCTGATCGGGCGTGGCGTCGCGTGA
- the ftsH gene encoding ATP-dependent zinc metalloprotease FtsH, whose protein sequence is MNVKKIFRGPILYVVLAIIAVWIGSSLITMSGFKSVSTQKGLEYLSQDKVASAKIVDGENRVDLTLKEPDGNLGDQVQFYYVTPRGEDIVKAVDAADLPKGYDDEVPQPNWFVNILGFLIPALLIGVFFWIMISGMQGGGNKVMQFGKSRAKLVTKETPKVTFDDVAGSDEAIEELQEIKDFLKEPAKFQAVGARIPKGVLLYGPPGTGKTLLARAVAGEAGVPFYSISGSDFVEMFVGVGASRVRDLFQQAKENSPAIIFIDEIDAVGRHRGAGLGGGHDEREQTLNQLLVEMDGFDPKTNVILIAATNRPDILDPALLRPGRFDRQIGVDAPDMLGRKKILEVHGRGKPLAASVDLEVLARKTPGFTGADLANVLNEAALLTARSNAQLIDNRALDEAVDRVIAGPQKRTRVMKDQEKLITAYHEGGHALAAAAMRHTDPVTKITILPRGRALGYTMVLPLEDKYSVTRNELLDQLAYAMGGRVAEEIVFHDPTTGASNDIEKATSIARKMVTEYGMSADIGSVKLGQANGEMFLGRDMGHQRDYSERIAERVDAEVRALIEKAHDEAWEVLNDNRATLDRLAAALLEHETLDHNQIAEIFAEVKKLPERPQWLSSDKRPISDVPPIPFPKAPIDAGAVDGGVDSEPPAAKPKRSPAIKPRPATA, encoded by the coding sequence ATGAACGTCAAGAAGATCTTCCGCGGCCCGATCCTTTACGTCGTGCTCGCGATCATCGCGGTATGGATCGGCTCGAGTCTGATCACCATGTCGGGCTTCAAGAGCGTGTCCACGCAGAAGGGCCTGGAGTACCTCTCCCAGGACAAGGTGGCCAGCGCGAAGATCGTCGACGGTGAGAACCGCGTCGACCTGACGCTGAAGGAGCCGGACGGCAACCTGGGCGACCAGGTGCAGTTCTACTACGTGACGCCGCGCGGCGAGGACATCGTCAAGGCCGTGGACGCCGCCGACCTGCCCAAGGGCTACGACGACGAGGTGCCGCAGCCGAACTGGTTCGTCAACATCCTCGGCTTCCTGATCCCGGCGCTGCTGATCGGCGTGTTCTTCTGGATCATGATCTCCGGCATGCAGGGCGGCGGCAACAAGGTCATGCAGTTCGGCAAGTCGCGGGCGAAGCTCGTGACCAAGGAGACGCCGAAGGTCACCTTCGACGACGTCGCCGGCTCCGACGAGGCGATCGAGGAGCTGCAGGAGATCAAGGACTTCCTGAAGGAGCCGGCCAAGTTCCAGGCGGTCGGCGCCCGCATCCCGAAGGGCGTGCTGCTGTACGGCCCTCCCGGAACGGGCAAGACCCTCCTGGCCCGCGCCGTCGCGGGTGAGGCGGGCGTCCCCTTCTACTCGATCTCCGGTTCGGACTTCGTCGAGATGTTCGTCGGCGTCGGCGCCAGCCGCGTGCGCGACCTGTTCCAGCAGGCGAAGGAGAACTCGCCCGCCATCATCTTCATCGACGAGATCGACGCGGTCGGACGCCACCGCGGCGCCGGGCTCGGCGGCGGTCACGACGAGCGCGAGCAGACGCTGAACCAGCTCCTCGTCGAGATGGACGGCTTCGACCCGAAGACCAACGTCATCCTGATCGCGGCGACGAACCGTCCCGACATCCTCGACCCCGCGCTGCTGCGCCCGGGCCGCTTCGACCGCCAGATCGGTGTGGATGCGCCCGACATGCTCGGCCGGAAGAAGATCCTCGAGGTGCACGGCCGCGGCAAGCCCCTCGCCGCCTCCGTCGACCTCGAGGTACTGGCCCGCAAGACGCCGGGCTTCACCGGAGCCGACCTGGCCAACGTCCTGAACGAGGCCGCGCTGCTGACCGCGCGCTCCAACGCGCAGCTGATCGACAACCGCGCCCTGGACGAGGCCGTCGACCGCGTGATCGCCGGTCCGCAGAAGCGCACCCGGGTCATGAAGGACCAGGAGAAGCTGATCACGGCGTACCACGAGGGCGGCCACGCGCTCGCCGCCGCGGCCATGCGCCACACCGACCCCGTGACGAAGATCACCATCCTGCCGCGCGGTCGTGCCCTGGGTTACACCATGGTGCTGCCGCTGGAGGACAAGTACTCCGTCACCCGCAACGAGCTGCTCGACCAGCTGGCCTACGCCATGGGCGGCCGCGTCGCCGAGGAGATCGTGTTCCACGACCCGACGACCGGCGCCTCGAACGACATCGAGAAGGCGACCTCCATCGCCCGCAAGATGGTCACCGAGTACGGCATGAGCGCCGACATCGGCTCGGTCAAGCTGGGCCAGGCGAACGGCGAGATGTTCCTCGGTCGCGACATGGGTCACCAGCGCGACTACTCCGAGCGGATCGCCGAGCGCGTCGACGCCGAGGTGCGCGCCCTCATCGAGAAGGCGCACGACGAGGCGTGGGAGGTGCTCAACGACAACCGCGCGACGCTCGACCGTCTGGCCGCCGCGCTCCTCGAGCACGAGACCCTCGACCACAACCAGATCGCCGAGATCTTCGCCGAGGTGAAGAAGCTGCCGGAGCGCCCGCAGTGGCTCTCCAGCGACAAGCGCCCCATCTCGGACGTGCCGCCGATCCCGTTCCCGAAGGCGCCGATCGACGCCGGTGCGGTGGACGGCGGAGTGGACTCCGAGCCTCCGGCGGCCAAGCCGAAGCGTTCGCCCGCCATCAAGCCGCGGCCGGCCACCGCCTAG
- the hpt gene encoding hypoxanthine phosphoribosyltransferase has protein sequence MELTDVQDDLTEILITEEQIRSRVAELAREVERDYAGKDVLLIGVLKGAVMVMADLSRELRIPVTMDWMAVSSYGSGTQSSGVVRILKDLDTDLSGKTVLIVEDIIDSGLTLSWLLSNLRSRGPESIEIFTLLRKPEAARVEIDVKYVGFDIPNQFVVGYGLDYDERYRTLRGVGILAPAVYS, from the coding sequence ATGGAACTCACGGACGTTCAGGACGACCTCACCGAGATTCTGATCACCGAGGAGCAGATCCGCTCCCGCGTCGCCGAGCTCGCCCGCGAGGTGGAACGCGACTACGCCGGCAAGGACGTGCTGCTGATCGGCGTGCTCAAGGGCGCCGTGATGGTGATGGCCGACCTGTCCCGCGAGCTGCGCATCCCCGTCACCATGGACTGGATGGCGGTCAGCTCCTACGGCAGCGGAACGCAGTCCAGCGGCGTCGTCCGCATCCTGAAGGACCTGGACACCGACCTCAGCGGCAAGACCGTCCTCATCGTCGAGGACATCATCGACTCGGGCCTCACGCTGTCGTGGCTGCTGTCGAATCTGCGCAGCCGCGGGCCGGAGTCCATCGAGATCTTCACGCTGCTGCGGAAGCCCGAGGCGGCGCGCGTCGAGATCGACGTGAAGTACGTGGGCTTCGACATCCCGAACCAGTTCGTCGTGGGCTACGGCCTCGACTACGACGAGCGCTACCGCACCCTGCGCGGCGTGGGCATCCTGGCGCCCGCCGTCTACAGCTGA